The following DNA comes from Bactrocera neohumeralis isolate Rockhampton unplaced genomic scaffold, APGP_CSIRO_Bneo_wtdbg2-racon-allhic-juicebox.fasta_v2 cluster11, whole genome shotgun sequence.
cACCAAAAGGATCcaatactctcgcaacaagttgctaaggagagtattatagttttgttcacataacggttgtttgtaagtcctaaaactaaaagagtcagatatggggttatatataccaaagtgatcagggtgacgagtagagttgaaatccggatgtctgtctgtccgtccgtctgtccgtccgtccgtccgcaagctgtaacttgagtaaaaattgagatatcatgctgaaacttggtacacgtatttgttggctccataagaaggttaagttcgaagatgggcaaaatcggccaactgccacgcccacaaaatggcgaaaaccgaaaacctataaagtgtcataactaagccataaataaagatattaaagtgaaatttggcacaaaggatcgcattaaggaggggcatatgtggacgtaatttttttggaaaagtgggcgtggccccgccccctactaagttttttgtatatatctcagaaactactatagctatgtcaaccaaactctacagagccgtttccttcaggcatttccataaacagttcaaaaatggaagaaatcggataataaccacgcccacttcccatacaaaggttatgttgaaaatcactaaaagtgcgttaaccgactaacaaaaaacgtcagaaacactaaattttacggaaaaaatggcagaaagaagctgcacccaagctttttttaaaaattgaaaatgggcgtggcgtcgcccacttatggacctaaaaccatatctcaggaactcctcgaccgatttcaatgaaattcggtatattatgttttcttaacaccttgatgacgtgtacgaaataggggtgaaatcggttcacaaccacgccttcttccaatataacgctattttgagttccatctgatgccttctctgtataatatttcCGTAGCATCTATGGTTCGAAATTGGGCGAAATatattcacaaccacgcctacttcccatataccacAATTTTGAAGTCCATCTGATTCGTTCACGTTAAAGTATATAAGTTCAACACGAGTGAAGATAACGGaccaaaacttttcacaaatactgTATTTCTGGTGTAGCATAGCCCGAATAAAAATCACCGAGATCAgaccattttattgaaaatatcggtaaatatcTCAGATATTCTAAACATATTCATAGGAGATGTGTTCCTTCCAACAGTGTTCGTCTGTgccaaaaatgggcaaaatcaagccaatatttcttcttgcccCCACATACCtcttatttgattttcacaATTCTAGTGGACTTTGTGCCGAATATATtggtcaaattttgaattaccttaataaatttgcatggaAATATGTTCATACTTAAGTCAACGTGTTggcccccatatacatatgtaataacacgatttctgcctttactttttactttacgcCGAATATGTATATTGCGTACTTCCTaagatatctttaaaatattataagaatacatatatgtgacctggaaaacggaaagggggcttaggtgtcaaaaaattaattttcactttttagttggttcggatggaagatgagatgctttttcacgtgatagaatccaaaaagtcataacttgtttgaaagttaGCTCCTTTTTCgtggaccaggtcacatattatacattaaattttttaggcacATGTAAAATCCAACTATATTTGAAAGTCAGTAAGAAATACTAACGTAAATTAATAGTAGTCTAGTATCAAAGGCACGCAATTAGAAAACCTGCTTTTCAGATGGACCAAATtagtattaattgttttaatttggcTTATGCGAAAAAATCGCGATTTACAAAGCTCCATAGATAGCTTATGGACGGTTTAGGTATTAAGACACAGATGTGTACATAGACctaataatttacaatatttagcatatatatttaatgggaattagtatttattctttaaaattgttttcaatgtattTGGCTGCAAATCCCCTTACTCAAatgttattgaataatttttaaaacaaaaatggcttACCTACCTGTGTCTATTCATAACAACTCAAACTTTCAACCTTGATATATGGtatacttaaaaattgttttcacaaattttctaccTACATAGTTTAGCCTTCACGAGCGAACTTTTGCGGAAGATGAACTCCTTTGTTTcagaaagcattaaaaaaagcaatttacGTAGGAGTTTTCCGTGTAAATACTTTCAAGGCTATTAAGCAAATTACTAATTTCTaagagatatatatatgtatgtactatacgagtatatgtataatttatatattattatgctaGATGTTTATACTTTCAGTTACACTAAATAACTTGAGTAGTGAAGTCTACATTTTTAGctgaagttttaattaattaagtgaaaatttaccaTAGTGGTGTTAGCATCATAAATCatatcaatataataaaatatagaacgAATCTATATCATCATCCACTTGAAAAGAAGACTGAAAGAAGACCAGCAAGTTACCCTAAAAAGAGAACACAGGAGTCATTCGGAAGAAAAATCAGAAAGTATTTACACACTTGTTTTAATAGATtatgattaaattatttatttttttaatagattaagattaaattatttattttctttagtaagattgaattttaagaaattatgccTAGATTAAATAAAAGATCTGTTGTACAAAGTCGACTTGAAAATAGAAGACGTATGCAGATTCTTCGGGCTAACTCATTATATAGAGCTAGTGAGCAATCACATAATACTCAAAGCCAGGCTAATCGCAGATTAGATCCAGAAGTCCGCCTGTCAGAACAAAGTACCAATACAGTTCAACATAGGACAAGGCGACAAAATCAAGAGGttcggtctgctgagcaaagtataaatactgttcagcataggtctcggcgggaaaatcccgaaataaggtcagctgaacaaatcatagataccaatcagcatagaacccggcgacaaaatcctcaatttcgctctgaagagcaaagtaggAATACCCGAGAACATAGGTCCCGCCGGGAGAACCCAAATCttcggtctgctgagcaaagtataaatactgttcagcataggtctcggcgggaaaaCCGAGCTTaggtctgctgagcaaagtataaatactgttcagcataggtctcggcgggaaaaCCCAGAGCTTaggtctgctgagcaaagtataaatactgttcagcataggtctcggcgggaaaatcccgaaataaggttagctgaacaaatcgtagataccaatcagcatagaacccggcgacaaaatcctcaatttcgctctgaagagcaaagtaggAATACCAGAGAACATAGGTCCCGCCGGGAGAACCCAAATCttcggtctgctgagcaaagtataaatactgttcagcataggtctcggcgggaaaatcccgaaataaggttagctgaacaaatcatagataccaatcagcatagaacccggcgacaaaatcctcaatttcgctctgaagagcaaagtaggAATACCCAAGAACATAGAATTCGACGCCAAAACCCTATTATTCGGTCAAATGAGCAGTCTCATAATACCGTAGTACACCGAGAACTTAGAAGAAATCCTAACTATAGACATTTAGAGCGCATACGTGATCAGATACAAAGAGAACGTTCAAGAAGAAATCCTGAAACAAGGAGAGAGGAACGTTATAGAGAAACGCAACGACGACAGCTTATCAGGAGGGGTGCAAgggaacaaattttaaatcagaGACGTCAACAACAAAATCTGGTCCGTATTCATAGAGAAAACTTAACAAATAggcaaattcaaaatgaaaggCAGTCCCaacgaaatatattaaacagagaaaataatgtctctgatatttttgcaaatggTGGCATTTCAAGAGATTTTCGaagcatttattttgaaaatataaagaaaggtCCCACcgaaatatgtatttgctgTGGGGGATTATGGTTTCCACATCAAGTACGCAAGTTAAATTTCGGAACTATAGCTCAAGTTCACCCAGATGCTAcatctgttttctttttaaagcaaaagtttcCTTCTGAAGATGGAAACTACAATTTTTGCTTAACTTGCAAAAATGGGATTGCCAAAAATAacataccaaaaatatgtttgttaaaTGGTCTAGACTTTCCGGATATACcagattgtttaaaaaatttaaccccTATTGAAGAAAGGCTAATAATGCCTCGATTGCCTTTTATGACCATTCGTCCATTGGGATATCAAGGCCAAAGTTCGATTAAAGGTGCCGTTGTCAATATAcctatttctgttaataatgtTGTGACATCTCTACCGAGGACTTTTGATCAAActcatgtgatacaaattcacttAAGAAGACGTATGGAATACAATCATGATTATATGACTGATACCATACGGCCTGCGAAGGTTATGGAAGCTTTGCGATTCTTAGTGAATACTCCTCTGTATCGTGAgcataatatacacataaatgagAATTGGATTTCAGGCTTTAataaccaagaagaagttcCCTTTGTTGCATCTGCTGAAGATGATAGATTGGTTCAATCTCTTTATGAGGAACAGACTTCCCATAATAATCACACAGACATTCCCATAGCACCCGTACCTGCAGAACTGAACCCAGGTAGTCAAGAGACTCTTTTAGACAATATTCCTATAGAAAACATGGAATATAACCGTTTAGTTATAGCGCCAGGGGAAGGGCAAAGGccaattgacatagttcaagatAATAATTCGGAAGAATTGTCATTTGGAACAATATACGTTGGGCAAAAACGTACATGCTCTGAAACATATAGTAAGATAGTACGTTCCGAAATTCGCCGCTTTGACCGCAGAGCGTGTACCATTCCGAAGTTGTTCTACgactataaaaaattagaactaCTGCAAATTAAGAATAGTACATCCATTTGCCTCCGAAAGTTTTCAGGTCGTAACCGTGTTACGgctcaaaatgtattaaatgaaaactttgttCAAAACTTGATTCAACATGATGACGGTTACAAAGTTTTGAAAGGTGTTAGATCCTCTCCTGCTCACTGGGAAGCtgagaaaaaaaaagcaattgcaATGATTCGCCAATTTGGGCTTCCAACCTTTTTCATAACTCTATCGGCTGCTGAATCTCAGTGGGTTGAGCTGTTGGTTATTCTGTCGAAAACTGTTGATTCAAAAGATATTTCACAAGAAGAAGCCAACATTTTATCAACCCAAGATAGATATCGCTTAATCCGCTCAGATGCGGTTACTTGTGCTAGATATTTTGATTACCGCTACCGGCAAAtccttaaactttttaaagataataccggcatttttggaacacattttgtaaaaaactattaCTGGAGAGTAGAGTTTCAACAGAGAGGTTCCCCGCATATACATGGCATGTATTGGCTTAATAATGCTCCCAAGATCAACCTTCAAAGTCCTGAGACATTCTCCGAAGTCATTGATTTCATTGACACTTATGTTTCAACAGATAGTTCAGTAAGCCACTTGGAACATTATTTAGATTATCAAAAGCATAATCACAGTCGGTCGTGTACTAGAGAAATAAGAGGACAACAATTTTGTCGTTTTGGTATACCATATCCACCAATGCCTTGCACACAAatattgcttccttttccagaCACAACCCAAGATTTGGAAAGgcataaggaaaacttttctagaattcaaaatgttttaaattcaacTCTGACTACAGAAGATATATcgaatttagataattttgaaaatttcttgagcGATAATAGAATAAACATGTCTTTTGATGACTATTTGTTAGCTCTGAGATCAAGCTTatcaaaacctaaaatttttctgaaaagaaaaatgcaagatcgttttataaatgcttataatCCTCTTATTTTGGAACTCCATAGGGCTAATATGGATATCCAATATATACTGGATGCATATGCTTGCTGTtcctatataattaattatattaacaaatcgAACAGAGGAATTTCTAGGCTCTTAAATGAAGCTATATCAGAAGTAAATGCCGgaaattatacaataaagcaaaaacttcaacatataggtcataaatttatatcagGCACGGAAATATCTGCACAAGAAGCTGTTTATTGCTGCATTGGGCTTCATCTTTCGGAAGCTAGTAatggagaaatatttataaatacctcACGACCAGAGGAACGTGTGCGAATGGTAAAACCTAGGGCGGAACTTCAGAACCTTCCTTCAGATTCTACTGAAATATTTGTAGCTGGTATTTTAGACCGTTATGTGCAGCGGCCCGATCAGTTAGAAACTGTTTGCTTAGCAGATTTTGCATCTatgtttaaatttgtgaaatccaATAGAATAGTGCAAGACAGTGATCATGAAGAAGAAGAGAGGGAAGATAATAACGTACCAGATATTGGGGTACCCATTGCACTTAGAGACGGCagcggttttgttaaaaaacgtaCCAAACCAATTATTATTCGGTACAGAAGGTTTAGTCCTGATGTGACCAAAGTTGAGTATTTCCGCGAAATGGTAATGCTTTTCTATCCATGGCGGAACGAACAGGAAGATCttattgaaaatgataatgAGCTAACTTGTATAACTCACCGTATTTTAATTGagggaaatcgaaaaaaatatgatgtttttGATCAAAGAGAACTGGAAAGTGTCTTAGAAAGTCTTTATAATGAGACAGACTTAGAAGAAGCTGTACAAAATGAACTACCTGTTGTGGAAAATGAGTTTCGGGTGTTAGCACTTCCAGAAATAAGCCCTAATATTAATTTGCTGGATTTGCATGGCGAACATACAACAGATAATGGTACTGAATCTGATTGCAATATTAGGCTTATTAAACTACCCCCTTTAATTTCGGTtgaggaattattttctctagttcaaagtttaaatattaagcaaagaACATACTTGACTCATTTGATGCATCAGATTAAAACAAGTCGACCATTTTATGAATTCATTGGGGGCGGAGCAGGTGTTGGAAAAAGTCGTTTGATATCTGCAATATATCAAGCTCTTAACCATCGCTTCAATTCTACACCTGGATCCATCCCAAGTTCTTTAAAAGTTCTCCTTTGTGCACCTACGGGTAAAGCAGCATTCGGGATAGGTGGACTGACACTTCACTCAATATTTTCTCTTCCTGTAAATCAGCTGAATAGAGAGTTGAGGCCCTTAAGCAGTGACATAGTTAACTCTTTGTATTCCAAACTTGCTGATTTAAAACTAATCATAATTGATGAAATATCAATGGTGGGCGCTCGAATGTTTAGCTATGTTGATGCTaggcttaaacaaatttttaaaacaaacaacccATTTGGTGGCATACCGATTATAGTGTTtggagatttgaagcaactctcaCCTGTTGGAGATAGGTGGATATTTTCTTCTAACTCTAATGATGCTTACAGCACTTTAGTTGGTTCTCCTTTGTGGgacttattcaaatattttgaattaacagAAATAATGAGACAAAGGGACGATCAAGCTTTTGCTATTGCGTTAAATCGTATGGCATCTGGCACTATGACAAATGATGATATATCATTAATTCAAACTCGGGTAGTTAATTCTGAAGAAGTCCCCGATGATGCGATCCATTTATTTTGGTCAAACGAAgagacaaataatttcaatgcccTTAAGCTCAGTCGAATTACAACTGAAGCTATTTCTTCAACTGCCAAAGACTCTGTAAGAGGAATGGGTATAGGTGATCAACAAGGGAATATTTTGGAAAGAGTTCAACTTTTCAAAACTTCTGAAACACAGGGACTTCCTTATCAGTTGACACTAAAAACCACTGCAAAATACATGATTACAGTGAATATAAACACATGTGATGGTTTAGTTAATGGGGCAACTGGAGAACTAATGCAAATTGATTATCCAGTAATTCTTTGGATTAAATTCTTGGAACCTTCTGTTGGTTTGATAGCACGATCAAAAAAGCCTCATCCTTTAGAAAGTTCTTGGACcccaattgaaaaagttattagatcttttcaatataaaagaaatgagcaaattataattgaaagaaatCAGTTTCCAGTTGTTCCAGCTGAGGGAATAACCATTCACAAAAGTCAGGGTGCTACATATAATAAAGTTGTCGTTCATACTCGACCCAGAATGCCTAGAGCTTCGAtatatgtcgcttgcagtcgagCTACTACGGCAGTAGGTCTCTTTATTATCGGAAATTTTATTCCtcctaataaattttctgaatcGGATCCAGTATTTAGGGAAATGATGGAATTGAGCACATCTAAAGCCCTGATTACAAGTTTCGATTTTATGATTTCTCGATCATCAgcacttcaaattttatatcataatGCTCAGAGTCTCCACGCTCACATTAACGATATAAAAGGCGACTGTCTGATGCtatcttcagatattttatgCTTCGTAGAAACCTGGAGCACTCCTGTTGAACATTTTGAGATACCAGGATTTACTCTTATAAACGAGCTGAGGATAGATAGCACTGAGACAAGCAACCGAAATAAACGGGGccttataatttatgcaaagcaTAGTGTTGCCAGCTCTATAGAACCGAAGATTATGAAGAAGATTTATTCAGACCGCAAAGTTTTAGAAGcagttttgtttaaatgtttcaacAACAATATTCTGGTTCTTTACAGAAACTCAGCTTTTCCCCTCAGGCTTTTTATTGCAGAACTTCAAGAAATTCTTACTACAGAGTTGTGCAATCAAAATGTCTTAATTGTGGGAGATTTTAACATTTGCTTAAAGTCTGCAGGGTctacaataaaaaatcttcTTCAAGATAAAAACTTTAGTTCCCTGCTTAGTGTAGAATATTCAACTACACCTGCGGGGAGGCAAATTGATTGGGCATTTTCAAACATGGATCATTCTCATGTTGATGCTATCACTTATGAGACAGTGCATAGCTATCATGATGGTATTTGTGTCTCTATTTCGGACTAAGGCTATGTAGATACAATAGTATCTTTTTCACACATAAGGGCATTAGAATAGGTTAAAAATATGACattatgaattaataaataaatatttaaacttagaaattttaaatcatttgtataatttgttagtatataagaatttgtataaacataaggtagaattaaaataatttaacaaatctttcaaaattgtaatattatataataaaatatacattattatatattaaaagaaatgcagttttttgaaaaaaaaatattgttttaaatacaatatatatttttggtaatatataagaatttgtataaatataaagtagaagtaaatattttaagaataaatgaaatgtacgtaggataaattttgctatttataaaatcatatctttaggttttaaaaataaaacatttaattattaaaatatataatacttattactTCTAAATCAAACCTATATAATCTTATTGatgtaagaaataaaatgtgcattaacttcgaaaaacgattgtttttgtttgtatgtacattcacATATAAATTGTAGTTACCTAAGTAAACCGAATTATGATCTCCTCTTTGGTACGTTTGCTCCAGATATGTTTTTAATGAACTATTGTTCTACACAAATGAGTCGTGGCTAGATTCTCCATATCTTGCATCAACACACCGTATTACCATATCCTGATCGCACGCctgataaaaatttattttttaagacgaaataataataagtaacaatttatttatttagttgctCCTTACAATCATCGCATAGCAAGTGTTTGTTTTCACATGGAGCAATAATTGCAACATGGGTTCCATCAACGCATCCAACCACATTTGGAATTCCTGATCTGGTGAAAAATTTCCTTCT
Coding sequences within:
- the LOC126765663 gene encoding uncharacterized protein LOC126765663, producing MPRLNKRSVVQSRLENRRRMQILRANSLYRASEQSHNTQSQANRRLDPEVRLSEQSTNTVQHRTRRQNQEVRSAEQSINTVQHRSRRENPEIRSAEQIIDTNQHRTRRQNPQFRSEEQSRNTREHRSRRENPNLRSAEQSINTVQHRSRRENPELRSAEQSINTVQHRSRRENPEIRLAEQIVDTNQHRTRRQNPQFRSEEQSRNTREHRSRRENPNLRSAEQSINTVQHRSRRENPEIRLAEQIIDTNQHRTRRQNPQFRSEEQSRNTQEHRIRRQNPIIRSNEQSHNTVVHRELRRNPNYRHLERIRDQIQRERSRRNPETRREERYRETQRRQLIRRGAREQILNQRRQQQNLVRIHRENLTNRQIQNERQSQRNILNRENNVSDIFANGGISRDFRSIYFENIKKGPTEICICCGGLWFPHQVRKLNFGTIAQVHPDATSVFFLKQKFPSEDGNYNFCLTCKNGIAKNNIPKICLLNGLDFPDIPDCLKNLTPIEERLIMPRLPFMTIRPLGYQGQSSIKGAVVNIPISVNNVVTSLPRTFDQTHVIQIHLRRRMEYNHDYMTDTIRPAKVMEALRFLVNTPLYREHNIHINENWISGFNNQEEVPFVASAEDDRLVQSLYEEQTSHNNHTDIPIAPVPAELNPGSQETLLDNIPIENMEYNRLVIAPGEGQRPIDIVQDNNSEELSFGTIYVGQKRTCSETYSKIVRSEIRRFDRRACTIPKLFYDYKKLELLQIKNSTSICLRKFSGRNRVTAQNVLNENFVQNLIQHDDGYKVLKGVRSSPAHWEAEKKKAIAMIRQFGLPTFFITLSAAESQWVELLVILSKTVDSKDISQEEANILSTQDRYRLIRSDAVTCARYFDYRYRQILKLFKDNTGIFGTHFVKNYYWRVEFQQRGSPHIHGMYWLNNAPKINLQSPETFSEVIDFIDTYVSTDSSVSHLEHYLDYQKHNHSRSCTREIRGQQFCRFGIPYPPMPCTQILLPFPDTTQDLERHKENFSRIQNVLNSTLTTEDISNLDNFENFLSDNRINMSFDDYLLALRSSLSKPKIFLKRKMQDRFINAYNPLILELHRANMDIQYILDAYACCSYIINYINKSNRGISRLLNEAISEVNAGNYTIKQKLQHIGHKFISGTEISAQEAVYCCIGLHLSEASNGEIFINTSRPEERVRMVKPRAELQNLPSDSTEIFVAGILDRYVQRPDQLETVCLADFASMFKFVKSNRIVQDSDHEEEEREDNNVPDIGVPIALRDGSGFVKKRTKPIIIRYRRFSPDVTKVEYFREMVMLFYPWRNEQEDLIENDNELTCITHRILIEGNRKKYDVFDQRELESVLESLYNETDLEEAVQNELPVVENEFRVLALPEISPNINLLDLHGEHTTDNGTESDCNIRLIKLPPLISVEELFSLVQSLNIKQRTYLTHLMHQIKTSRPFYEFIGGGAGVGKSRLISAIYQALNHRFNSTPGSIPSSLKVLLCAPTGKAAFGIGGLTLHSIFSLPVNQLNRELRPLSSDIVNSLYSKLADLKLIIIDEISMVGARMFSYVDARLKQIFKTNNPFGGIPIIVFGDLKQLSPVGDRWIFSSNSNDAYSTLVGSPLWDLFKYFELTEIMRQRDDQAFAIALNRMASGTMTNDDISLIQTRVVNSEEVPDDAIHLFWSNEETNNFNALKLSRITTEAISSTAKDSVRGMGIGDQQGNILERVQLFKTSETQGLPYQLTLKTTAKYMITVNINTCDGLVNGATGELMQIDYPVILWIKFLEPSVGLIARSKKPHPLESSWTPIEKVIRSFQYKRNEQIIIERNQFPVVPAEGITIHKSQGATYNKVVVHTRPRMPRASIYVACSRATTAVGLFIIGNFIPPNKFSESDPVFREMMELSTSKALITSFDFMISRSSALQILYHNAQSLHAHINDIKGDCLMLSSDILCFVETWSTPVEHFEIPGFTLINELRIDSTETSNRNKRGLIIYAKHSVASSIEPKIMKKIYSDRKVLEAVLFKCFNNNILVLYRNSAFPLRLFIAELQEILTTELCNQNVLIVGDFNICLKSAGSTIKNLLQDKNFSSLLSVEYSTTPAGRQIDWAFSNMDHSHVDAITYETVHSYHDGICVSISD